A genomic window from Halomonas sp. LR3S48 includes:
- a CDS encoding extracellular solute-binding protein, translated as MSFTRRRFLKGTLAAGAAATVPSFYINKVLAQEQTLRIYAWAGYFTDEMLADFTEKTGIRATFTPYGTNDELMNSLRATDGTGFDVIMPTVDRVPGYLDYDLVQPLDESRINWAGALDSAIEGSEVGGVVDGKRYFAPSDWGTEAITWNRRDAKVDRANLSYADLWNPEHGQGVTVRGHSALVGIGLWLEREGRLPHPLLDSYKSEEAMRANFDVILEEAVKHKHMLVQFWDTENDAQAAFRTNGAIIGQTWDSTAFRLQQEGEDIAYGAPKEGALAWMEGFVIPKNAQNPDAVYELINWYYTPEAGALFVKATGYNSTSKGATELLPDETRQFFTDSYTEQDLANLWWWPIQEPWYVALRNEYQDRYLSA; from the coding sequence ATGTCGTTCACACGTCGCCGTTTCCTCAAAGGCACCCTGGCTGCTGGCGCTGCTGCCACCGTGCCGTCGTTCTATATCAACAAGGTACTGGCCCAGGAGCAGACCCTGCGTATCTATGCCTGGGCGGGCTACTTCACCGATGAAATGCTGGCCGACTTCACCGAGAAGACCGGTATCCGTGCGACCTTCACCCCCTATGGCACCAACGACGAACTGATGAACTCGCTGCGGGCCACCGACGGCACCGGCTTCGACGTGATCATGCCCACCGTGGACCGGGTACCGGGCTACCTGGATTACGACCTGGTGCAGCCGCTGGACGAATCGCGCATCAACTGGGCCGGGGCGCTCGACAGCGCCATCGAGGGCTCCGAGGTGGGCGGCGTCGTCGACGGCAAGCGCTATTTCGCGCCCAGCGACTGGGGTACAGAGGCGATCACCTGGAATCGCCGCGACGCCAAGGTCGATCGCGCCAACCTCAGCTACGCCGATCTGTGGAACCCCGAGCATGGCCAGGGCGTGACCGTGCGGGGTCATTCGGCACTGGTGGGCATCGGCCTGTGGCTGGAGCGCGAGGGCCGGCTGCCGCACCCGCTGCTCGACTCCTACAAGAGCGAGGAGGCCATGCGCGCCAACTTCGATGTCATCCTGGAGGAGGCGGTCAAGCACAAGCACATGCTGGTGCAGTTCTGGGATACCGAGAACGACGCCCAGGCGGCCTTCCGCACCAATGGCGCCATTATCGGCCAGACCTGGGACTCCACCGCTTTCCGCCTGCAGCAGGAAGGGGAGGACATCGCCTATGGCGCGCCGAAGGAGGGAGCGTTGGCGTGGATGGAAGGCTTCGTGATTCCCAAGAACGCCCAGAACCCGGACGCCGTCTACGAGCTGATCAACTGGTACTACACGCCGGAGGCGGGCGCCCTGTTCGTCAAGGCGACCGGCTACAACTCCACCTCCAAGGGGGCCACCGAGCTGCTGCCCGACGAGACGCGCCAGTTCTTCACCGACTCCTATACCGAGCAGGACCTCGCCAACCTGTGGTGGTGGCCGATCCAGGAGCCGTGGTACGTGGCGCTGCGGAATGAGTATCAGGATCGCTACCTATCGGCATAA
- a CDS encoding GlxA family transcriptional regulator, with translation MLPSSSAIPHTVALIGFDGIQALDLVGPLEVFSKANTHCPAAAPAYRVLLASPCGGDIVSNAGLRIAGTLPLASLPSLDTLIVAGGSEEGLRHVAAETDLLAWLQERAPRTRRVASVCTGAFVLAAAGLLRGRRAATHWSACDTLQQMWPDIRVDHGAIYTAEPPFYTSAGVTTGLDLCLSLVEADCGSQVALGVARDLVLFMRRPGSQAQFSAALQAQAAAGSRLSPLISAIIEDPTGDLSVPALAARINMSERTFVRRFREEIGETPAQFVKQARVDRAKTLLETSRWPLARIAERSGFASLDSLHRTFLRLVGVTPSAYRSYFGTPGPGFR, from the coding sequence ATGCTCCCTTCATCATCAGCGATACCCCATACCGTTGCCCTGATCGGCTTCGATGGCATCCAGGCGCTCGACCTGGTCGGCCCCTTGGAGGTATTCAGCAAGGCCAATACGCACTGCCCTGCGGCGGCCCCTGCCTATCGGGTCCTGCTGGCTTCTCCGTGCGGCGGAGACATCGTTTCCAATGCGGGTTTACGCATCGCCGGGACGCTGCCCCTGGCGTCGCTGCCATCACTGGACACCCTGATCGTCGCCGGAGGAAGTGAAGAAGGGTTGCGCCATGTCGCGGCAGAGACCGACCTGCTTGCATGGCTTCAAGAGCGCGCCCCCAGAACCCGGCGCGTGGCCAGCGTCTGTACCGGCGCCTTCGTGCTCGCGGCAGCCGGGCTGCTGCGCGGTCGAAGGGCGGCAACGCACTGGTCGGCATGCGACACGCTGCAGCAGATGTGGCCCGACATCAGGGTGGATCATGGCGCGATCTATACCGCCGAGCCCCCCTTCTATACTTCCGCCGGCGTGACTACCGGCCTCGACCTCTGCCTTTCGCTGGTCGAAGCCGACTGCGGGTCGCAGGTGGCCCTTGGCGTGGCTCGCGATCTGGTCCTGTTCATGCGCCGGCCGGGTTCGCAGGCTCAATTCAGCGCCGCACTGCAGGCCCAGGCCGCCGCAGGTTCTCGTCTATCGCCCCTGATCAGCGCGATCATCGAAGACCCAACCGGTGACCTGAGCGTGCCGGCGCTGGCGGCACGCATCAACATGAGCGAACGCACCTTCGTGCGCCGCTTTCGCGAGGAGATCGGCGAAACGCCCGCTCAATTCGTCAAGCAGGCACGGGTCGACCGTGCCAAGACACTGCTGGAAACTTCCCGCTGGCCTCTGGCCCGAATCGCCGAACGCTCGGGTTTTGCCAGCCTGGATAGCCTGCACCGCACCTTCCTCAGGCTGGTGGGCGTCACGCCTTCCGCCTATCGCAGCTACTTCGGCACGCCCGGGCCAGGCTTCCGATGA
- a CDS encoding YybH family protein: protein MTTHTGLSAEAAVLEQLESWTDAVRAQDIDAIVAHYAADIVAFDAITKLQFKGVEAYRDHWLTCMEMCPGPMVFELHEVMIHADDQVAFCHALHRCGGTNDKGEPQTGWLRMTSGYRRIEGEWKIVHEHFSVPFDMQSGKALSDLEP from the coding sequence ATGACGACCCATACCGGCCTGTCCGCCGAGGCCGCAGTGCTGGAACAGCTGGAAAGCTGGACAGACGCGGTGCGAGCCCAGGATATCGACGCCATCGTTGCGCACTATGCCGCGGATATCGTCGCCTTCGATGCGATAACGAAGCTGCAATTCAAGGGAGTGGAGGCCTACCGCGACCACTGGTTAACGTGCATGGAGATGTGTCCTGGGCCAATGGTCTTCGAGCTGCATGAGGTGATGATCCATGCCGATGACCAAGTGGCCTTCTGCCATGCCCTGCATCGCTGCGGTGGCACCAACGACAAGGGAGAGCCCCAGACGGGTTGGCTACGCATGACCAGCGGCTACCGGCGCATCGAGGGCGAGTGGAAGATAGTGCACGAGCACTTTTCCGTCCCGTTCGACATGCAAAGCGGCAAGGCGTTGTCCGACCTTGAGCCCTGA
- a CDS encoding FAD-dependent oxidoreductase → MEPIWKLGSRGIAEHPSLAEDIEVDVAVIGAGITGLTAALALAEAGQRVMVLEAATVGAGATGGSTGNLYATLASGQAPLHRKWGDQVAAEVVRARAEAVDHIEATIERLGIDCQFKRQPVYRLSMGDRQHSRHDLNDELDALVSAGLGAEMTDGPGLPFDSWGIRIPNQAQFNPLHYVQGLASRLLDEGVVIHQHSPVREIDASKGLVRTNEASIAAKHIVQATHTPKGISLVQAGMLVSREYAVGARLRSGEYPEGIIWVLDPFHSLRSYRHGDEQYLMVIGEKHKTGEHHEDYYQKLRAYLESHFDIEAFTHQWSAQQYGSPDGLPYIGRMHGHGNLYMATGFAADGLVWGTLAGTIIADQILERDNPWQARFGARRITPGKSALQYARENVTVTKHMVKDYLGTEKLDTFDVIAPGQGRVATVDGDKLAIHRTEAGELKVLSAVCPHMKCIVHWNPSESTWDCPCHGSRFDTEGEVIEGPAYHPLAKPEGRA, encoded by the coding sequence GCCGAAGCGGGGCAGCGGGTCATGGTGCTGGAGGCGGCCACGGTGGGGGCCGGTGCAACGGGTGGTTCCACCGGCAATCTCTACGCCACGCTGGCCTCGGGGCAGGCGCCGCTGCATCGCAAGTGGGGCGACCAGGTGGCGGCCGAGGTGGTTCGGGCCAGGGCCGAAGCCGTCGATCATATCGAGGCGACGATCGAACGTCTTGGCATCGATTGTCAGTTCAAGCGTCAGCCGGTCTATCGCCTGTCGATGGGAGACCGGCAGCATTCCCGACACGACCTGAACGATGAACTCGACGCGCTGGTCAGCGCCGGGCTCGGCGCCGAGATGACGGATGGGCCAGGGCTACCCTTCGACAGCTGGGGCATCCGTATTCCCAACCAGGCCCAGTTCAACCCGCTGCACTACGTCCAGGGCTTGGCCAGCCGACTGCTCGACGAAGGTGTGGTGATCCATCAGCACAGCCCGGTGCGCGAGATCGACGCGAGCAAGGGGCTGGTCAGAACCAATGAGGCCAGCATCGCCGCGAAGCACATCGTGCAGGCGACTCATACGCCCAAGGGCATCAGCCTGGTGCAGGCGGGCATGCTCGTATCGCGTGAGTATGCCGTCGGCGCCAGGCTGCGTAGCGGCGAGTATCCCGAAGGCATCATCTGGGTTCTCGACCCCTTCCACTCGCTGCGCAGCTATCGGCACGGCGATGAGCAATACCTGATGGTGATCGGCGAGAAGCACAAGACCGGGGAGCATCACGAGGACTACTACCAGAAGCTGCGTGCCTACCTCGAGAGCCATTTCGATATCGAGGCGTTCACGCATCAGTGGTCTGCCCAGCAGTACGGTTCACCGGACGGGCTGCCCTACATCGGCCGCATGCACGGCCACGGCAATCTCTACATGGCCACCGGTTTCGCCGCCGATGGCCTGGTATGGGGCACGCTGGCCGGCACGATCATCGCCGACCAGATCCTCGAACGCGACAATCCCTGGCAGGCACGCTTCGGAGCACGGCGCATCACGCCGGGCAAATCGGCGCTGCAGTACGCGCGGGAAAACGTCACCGTGACCAAGCACATGGTCAAGGATTACCTGGGTACCGAGAAGCTGGATACCTTCGATGTCATCGCGCCAGGGCAAGGTCGGGTCGCCACCGTGGATGGCGATAAACTCGCCATCCATCGCACCGAGGCTGGCGAGCTCAAGGTGCTCTCCGCGGTGTGCCCGCACATGAAGTGCATCGTGCACTGGAACCCCAGCGAGTCGACCTGGGATTGCCCCTGCCACGGCAGCCGCTTCGATACCGAAGGCGAGGTAATCGAAGGGCCGGCCTACCACCCCCTGGCGAAGCCGGAGGGGCGAGCTTAG
- a CDS encoding DJ-1/PfpI family protein has translation MPIRYVTRLVGLAVLILATIAVVGWRYGNPGSVRLLEHHALELPAPKGARDRHLVAVLAANDGTETTDFMVPYGVLRESGKMEVVSVSTRPGPVQLHPALRIQTEQTTQEFDAQQPDGADIVIVPALHRPDDPEAIQWLRQQAESGAVIVGVCDGVLTLAHAGLLQGKSATGHWFSLGKLSRRFKDTTWIRDHRYVVDGRFVTTTGVSASIPVSLALVEAVAGTAQADRLALDLGTPDFDASHDSGDFGLSLEMLMTIARNKLAFWNHERLELPVEDGIDEIALALSADAWSRTYRSSVVATHSSERWIRSRRGLVIEAEQEIDAAETLWPAMGPSAVALDDALVEISERYGMPTAHLVAMQLEYAW, from the coding sequence ATGCCCATACGTTACGTCACCAGGCTGGTTGGTCTGGCCGTGTTGATTCTTGCCACGATCGCTGTAGTGGGTTGGCGGTACGGCAACCCGGGTTCGGTGCGTCTGCTCGAGCATCACGCTTTGGAACTACCGGCACCCAAGGGGGCGCGAGACCGCCACCTGGTGGCTGTCCTGGCCGCCAACGACGGCACTGAAACGACGGATTTCATGGTTCCCTACGGCGTCTTGAGGGAATCGGGCAAGATGGAGGTGGTGTCGGTCTCCACACGGCCAGGTCCGGTGCAGTTGCATCCCGCGCTGAGAATACAGACAGAGCAGACCACTCAGGAATTCGATGCCCAGCAACCGGACGGAGCCGATATCGTCATCGTGCCGGCACTGCATCGGCCCGACGACCCGGAAGCCATCCAATGGCTGCGGCAACAAGCCGAGTCCGGTGCCGTTATCGTCGGGGTCTGCGATGGTGTGCTGACACTGGCCCATGCCGGGCTGTTGCAAGGCAAGTCGGCAACCGGGCATTGGTTCTCCCTGGGCAAGCTTAGCCGACGCTTCAAGGATACGACCTGGATTCGCGACCACCGCTACGTTGTCGATGGCCGCTTCGTGACGACTACCGGCGTGTCGGCTTCCATCCCCGTTTCGCTGGCGCTGGTCGAAGCGGTGGCAGGAACTGCCCAGGCCGACCGCCTGGCACTCGACCTTGGCACACCGGACTTCGATGCCAGCCACGATTCGGGTGACTTCGGCCTGTCACTGGAAATGCTGATGACCATCGCCCGCAATAAATTGGCCTTCTGGAATCATGAGCGTCTCGAACTGCCGGTCGAGGATGGCATCGATGAAATCGCCCTGGCATTGAGCGCCGATGCCTGGTCCCGCACGTATCGCTCCAGTGTCGTGGCGACACACTCTTCCGAGCGTTGGATTCGATCCCGGAGAGGCCTCGTCATTGAGGCGGAGCAGGAGATCGATGCAGCCGAAACGCTATGGCCGGCGATGGGGCCATCAGCCGTAGCGTTGGACGATGCGCTTGTGGAGATCAGCGAGCGGTACGGCATGCCCACGGCTCACTTGGTCGCCATGCAGCTCGAGTACGCCTGGTGA
- a CDS encoding alkaline phosphatase family protein: MTDDTPPLPDVLAGPLLRRLSTERLLLWLVTSRPLDLSLMLHPEGHPPRRLLLGDDRLRRVPVGRHAWLHLIDVSLATPLPTGTLIDYDLKVLGEAGERGIADWGPHLLHEGTNYLSFVLGERHHRLLHGSCRKPHHDGPDGLVRADAWLAERRREPQEWPAWLLMTGDQVYADDVAGPMLVAIHALIARLGLFDETLEGATVPDSQALYRDEATYYRRAALLPDTESGTALRERFFGGVRKPVFTTANAHNHLITFAEVMAMYLLAWSPVPWRLVEMSPPPLDGEHHHRFLVERAIIERFVEGLPACARLLAHLPTLMIFDDHDVTDDWNLTADWEQVAYGHPFSRRIIGNAMLAYLFCQGWGNDPDRLADLTARGAELMEQARQREGWLLAEEQDDLLRQLRRFQGWEFRIPGSPPLLVLDTRTRRWRSERHPTRPSGLMDWEALIELQEAMLDAPSAIIVSPAPMFGVKLIEAVQRLFVLAGKPLMVDAENWMAHRGAANVMLNIFRHSRTPGNYVILSGDVHYSFTYDIQLRHRQEGPRLWQVTSSGIKNAFPVSLLDWFDRLNRWLYAPLSPLNWFTKRRRLAIHPRDPDRAKAGERLWNGCGLGLVDFDAAGRPQAIRHLDARGYEVGFPPAREQ, from the coding sequence ATGACCGACGATACCCCGCCTCTGCCCGACGTGCTGGCCGGTCCTCTACTGCGACGTTTGTCGACCGAGCGCCTGCTCCTGTGGCTGGTGACGTCTCGGCCTCTCGATCTCTCACTCATGCTGCACCCGGAAGGCCACCCACCGCGACGCTTGCTGCTGGGCGACGATCGTCTGCGGCGTGTTCCCGTGGGGCGTCATGCCTGGCTTCACTTGATCGACGTTTCCCTGGCCACGCCGCTGCCCACCGGCACCCTGATCGACTACGACCTGAAGGTGCTCGGCGAAGCGGGCGAGCGAGGTATCGCCGACTGGGGTCCGCACCTGCTGCATGAAGGCACGAACTACCTGAGTTTCGTACTGGGCGAGCGCCACCACCGTCTGCTGCACGGCTCCTGCCGCAAGCCGCATCACGACGGACCTGACGGCCTGGTGCGCGCCGACGCCTGGCTCGCCGAGCGGCGCAGGGAACCGCAGGAGTGGCCGGCCTGGCTGTTGATGACCGGCGATCAAGTCTATGCCGATGACGTGGCCGGCCCCATGCTGGTGGCCATTCACGCACTGATCGCGCGGCTGGGGCTGTTCGACGAAACGCTGGAGGGTGCCACGGTGCCCGACAGCCAGGCGCTCTACCGTGACGAGGCCACCTACTACCGGCGCGCAGCGCTGCTACCGGATACCGAGAGCGGCACCGCCCTGCGCGAGCGCTTCTTCGGCGGCGTGCGCAAGCCGGTGTTCACCACGGCCAACGCGCATAACCACCTGATCACCTTCGCCGAGGTCATGGCCATGTACCTGCTGGCATGGTCGCCGGTGCCGTGGCGCCTGGTCGAGATGAGTCCTCCCCCCCTCGACGGCGAGCATCATCATCGCTTCTTGGTCGAACGGGCCATCATAGAGCGCTTCGTCGAAGGCTTGCCCGCCTGCGCTCGCCTGCTTGCCCACCTGCCCACGCTGATGATCTTCGACGATCACGACGTGACCGACGACTGGAACCTCACCGCCGACTGGGAGCAGGTCGCCTACGGCCATCCGTTTTCGCGACGCATCATCGGCAATGCCATGCTGGCCTACCTGTTCTGCCAAGGCTGGGGCAATGACCCCGACCGCCTGGCCGATCTCACCGCACGAGGCGCGGAGCTGATGGAGCAGGCACGGCAGCGGGAGGGATGGCTTCTTGCCGAGGAGCAGGACGACCTGCTGCGGCAACTGCGGCGCTTCCAAGGCTGGGAATTCCGCATCCCGGGCTCGCCTCCCCTGCTGGTGCTGGATACCCGTACACGGCGCTGGCGTAGCGAGCGCCACCCGACCCGCCCTTCGGGCTTGATGGACTGGGAGGCGCTGATCGAGCTACAGGAGGCCATGCTCGACGCCCCTTCGGCCATCATCGTCTCGCCCGCGCCCATGTTCGGCGTCAAGCTCATCGAGGCCGTACAGCGTCTCTTCGTCCTCGCCGGCAAGCCGTTGATGGTGGACGCCGAGAACTGGATGGCCCATCGTGGCGCCGCGAATGTCATGCTCAACATCTTTCGTCATTCGCGCACTCCGGGGAACTACGTGATTCTGTCCGGCGACGTGCATTACTCCTTTACCTACGACATTCAGCTGCGACATCGTCAGGAAGGCCCCCGGCTCTGGCAGGTCACGTCCAGCGGCATCAAGAACGCCTTTCCCGTCAGCCTGCTGGATTGGTTCGACCGGCTCAACCGCTGGCTCTATGCCCCGCTCTCGCCGCTCAACTGGTTCACCAAGCGTCGCCGGCTGGCGATACATCCGCGCGACCCCGACCGTGCCAAGGCCGGTGAACGACTCTGGAACGGCTGCGGTCTCGGCCTGGTCGATTTCGACGCCGCGGGACGCCCGCAGGCGATCCGCCACCTCGATGCCCGAGGCTACGAGGTCGGTTTTCCTCCCGCTCGGGAGCAATAG
- a CDS encoding NnrU family protein, translated as MIVGLVIFLGAHSVRIFADDWRNRQIQRLGEIRWKALFSIISIIGLALAIWGFGRMRLDPTWVWSPPVGLRHAVALLMIPAFVLLVAAYVPNNHIKVKLGHPMVLAVKVWAFAHLLANGRLGDIVFFGAFLLWAVLDFRSARRRQPAPAVTPRASGTIVTLVVGLIAYYLFAFHLHVWVTGVPVM; from the coding sequence ATGATCGTTGGCCTGGTGATATTTCTGGGCGCCCATTCGGTGCGTATCTTTGCCGATGATTGGCGCAACCGGCAGATCCAGCGCCTGGGCGAGATACGCTGGAAGGCGCTGTTTTCGATTATCTCGATCATCGGCCTGGCGCTGGCGATCTGGGGCTTTGGGCGCATGCGGCTCGATCCCACCTGGGTGTGGTCTCCGCCCGTGGGCCTGCGTCACGCCGTAGCACTGCTGATGATCCCCGCCTTCGTCCTACTGGTGGCTGCTTACGTTCCCAACAACCATATCAAGGTAAAGCTGGGCCACCCCATGGTGCTGGCGGTCAAGGTGTGGGCGTTTGCCCACCTGTTGGCCAATGGGCGGCTTGGCGACATCGTCTTCTTCGGCGCTTTCCTGCTCTGGGCTGTGCTCGACTTCCGCTCTGCCCGGCGTCGCCAGCCCGCTCCGGCCGTGACACCGCGTGCCTCCGGCACCATTGTCACGCTCGTGGTGGGCTTGATCGCCTACTATCTATTCGCCTTCCATCTGCACGTGTGGGTCACCGGCGTGCCGGTTATGTAG
- a CDS encoding NAD(P)-dependent alcohol dehydrogenase, whose protein sequence is MPAMMKAAIFVEPGRIEIDDKPIPDIGPNDALVRVTTTTICGTDVHILKGEYPVERGLTIGHEPVGVIEKLGANVKGYQEGQRVIAGAICPSFTSYACQDGCSAQDGGHHSHGYKPMGGWRFGNTIDGAQAEYLLVPDAQANLAPVPDGLTDEQVLMCPDIMSTGFAGAESAGIRIGDSVAVFAQGPIGLCATAGARLRGAGLIIAVDGVDERLAMARQMGADITLDFRKVDVVEEILRLTGGRGVDASIEALGLQSTFEAALRVLKPGGTLSSLGVYSGDLTIPLGAFCAGLGDHKIVTSLCPGGKERMRRLMQVIETGRLDLGPMVTHRYALEDIVEAYDLFSHQRDGVLKVAIQAS, encoded by the coding sequence ATGCCTGCCATGATGAAAGCCGCGATCTTCGTCGAGCCCGGCCGTATCGAGATCGACGACAAGCCCATCCCGGACATCGGCCCCAACGACGCCCTGGTTCGCGTCACGACCACCACCATCTGCGGCACCGACGTGCACATTCTCAAGGGCGAGTACCCGGTCGAGAGGGGGCTGACGATCGGTCACGAGCCGGTGGGCGTGATCGAGAAGCTGGGCGCCAACGTCAAGGGGTATCAGGAAGGGCAGCGGGTCATCGCCGGTGCCATCTGCCCCAGCTTTACCTCCTATGCCTGCCAGGACGGCTGCAGCGCCCAGGATGGTGGCCACCATTCCCACGGTTACAAGCCCATGGGCGGCTGGCGCTTCGGCAACACCATCGATGGCGCCCAGGCGGAGTACCTGCTGGTGCCCGACGCCCAGGCCAACCTGGCCCCGGTGCCCGACGGGCTGACCGACGAGCAGGTGCTGATGTGCCCCGACATCATGTCGACCGGTTTTGCCGGCGCAGAGTCGGCGGGCATCAGGATCGGTGACAGCGTGGCGGTATTCGCCCAGGGGCCGATAGGCCTGTGCGCCACCGCGGGGGCCAGGCTGCGCGGCGCCGGGCTGATCATCGCCGTGGACGGCGTCGATGAGCGCCTGGCCATGGCGCGTCAGATGGGTGCGGACATCACCCTCGATTTCCGCAAGGTCGACGTGGTCGAGGAGATCCTGCGCTTGACCGGCGGACGTGGCGTGGACGCTTCCATCGAAGCGCTCGGGCTGCAGTCCACCTTCGAAGCGGCGCTGCGGGTGCTCAAGCCGGGCGGCACCCTGTCGAGCCTGGGCGTCTACTCCGGCGATCTCACCATTCCGCTCGGTGCGTTCTGCGCCGGCCTCGGCGACCACAAGATCGTCACCTCGCTGTGCCCGGGCGGCAAGGAGCGCATGCGTCGCCTGATGCAGGTGATCGAAACCGGGCGACTGGATCTCGGCCCCATGGTGACCCACCGCTATGCGCTGGAAGACATCGTCGAGGCGTACGATCTCTTCTCGCACCAGCGCGATGGCGTGCTGAAGGTGGCCATCCAGGCAAGTTAA